One Prosthecobacter sp. SYSU 5D2 genomic window carries:
- a CDS encoding peptidyl-alpha-hydroxyglycine alpha-amidating lyase family protein, translating to MNFRLLCLMLLSTLSVSLSADERRHQVVTDWPKLPQNHVLGVCAGIGVDAQNRVFVFHRGSRKWSNPFPKEPIAEPTISVIDGATGELLSTWGAGQFIIPHGLTVGPDGNLWLTDVGLHQVFQCTPEGKVLRTLGEAGIPGADENHFNLPTDVAVLPDGSFYISDGYKNTRVMKFSAAGQFQYQWGSKGTKKGEFNLPHGLALDGQGNVYVCDRENHRVQVFDAEGKVRHVWAGPEIGKPYGIATGPEGQIFIIDGGLPSLKPGMRGKAVVLNATGKVRETFGSQGTSGGKFQLGHDIAVGPDGAVYVAEATGARVQKFVLSQ from the coding sequence ATGAATTTCCGCCTGCTCTGCCTGATGCTGCTGTCCACCCTTAGCGTCAGTCTTTCTGCCGATGAACGCCGGCATCAGGTGGTCACGGACTGGCCGAAGCTTCCCCAAAACCATGTCTTGGGCGTGTGCGCGGGCATTGGCGTGGATGCGCAGAACCGGGTTTTTGTTTTCCATCGCGGCAGCCGGAAGTGGTCCAACCCCTTCCCAAAGGAACCCATCGCAGAACCCACGATCAGCGTCATTGATGGCGCGACAGGCGAGCTTCTTTCCACCTGGGGAGCTGGACAGTTCATCATTCCGCATGGGCTGACGGTAGGCCCTGATGGCAACCTCTGGCTCACCGATGTGGGCCTGCATCAGGTCTTCCAATGCACGCCTGAAGGCAAAGTCCTGCGCACGCTTGGTGAGGCTGGCATTCCCGGTGCGGATGAAAATCACTTCAACCTGCCGACCGATGTCGCCGTGCTGCCTGACGGCTCCTTTTACATCAGTGACGGGTATAAAAACACACGGGTGATGAAGTTCAGCGCCGCCGGTCAGTTCCAGTATCAATGGGGAAGCAAAGGAACGAAAAAAGGCGAGTTCAATCTGCCGCACGGCCTGGCACTGGATGGCCAGGGCAACGTCTATGTGTGTGACCGTGAGAACCACCGTGTTCAGGTCTTTGATGCTGAGGGTAAAGTGCGGCACGTCTGGGCAGGTCCGGAGATCGGCAAGCCCTATGGCATCGCCACCGGCCCCGAAGGTCAGATTTTCATCATTGATGGAGGCCTGCCGTCTTTAAAACCAGGGATGCGTGGCAAGGCAGTGGTGCTGAATGCCACCGGAAAAGTGCGGGAGACCTTCGGAAGCCAGGGGACCTCCGGCGGAAAATTTCAGCTCGGTCACGACATCGCCGTCGGGCCAGACGGGGCCGTTTATGTGGCGGAGGCCACCGGTGCACGGGTGCAAAAATTTGTTCTCAGCCAATGA
- a CDS encoding PSD1 and planctomycete cytochrome C domain-containing protein: MTKNRLPSENGNGAVRQPVLRAGWVAAGLGLSSLVSATAAVDEVSFNRDVLPILAEHCYACHGPDKAGRKGGLQINVREEAVAKRKSGEHVILPGRAAESLLVARVVTDDADEIMPPPESGERLTERQVEILRKWIDAGARYEPHWAFMPPQRMAPPAVADAAHPVDRFIRERLRQEGIAPAPEADRSTLIRRVSLDLTGLPPSREEVEAFVNDPRPDAYGHLVDRLLTSVHYGEKWARWWLDLAHYGDSDGIRLDSLRPHAWRYRQWVVDSLNDDLPFDQFTIQQLAGDQMANATESQRMGTGFLRNTISDRQTGNADPALGRVRMVVNRTSTVGAVWMGLTMECAECHDHKFDPISQKEFFELYAFFNSAEEANINAPLPGELEAHLPAKKIYDEQRAALLAPLKDRLDSLQAEWEKKMLFTELNPGLEPAWMRAYELFVTGWGRGKGEGQFEGMMIVKTPPAERTPEQQERLQDYFIKSGAVVAPEVFKDLKLADVSKQLDSLARKVPPLTRAQAMADLPQKRDTWIHMRGDFRRPGDFVKPGTPEVLPALHKTGAEPTRLDLAQWLVSPEHPLTSRVTVNRLWQELFGAGLVATSENVGMRGERPTHPELLDWLATEFPASGWSVKQMLRLMVTSETYRQSSDARPDLAERDPENKLLARQVKLRLSAEGVRDTALATGGLLDRTVGGPSVRPAQPESVIKENPRNKWKVEAGSGRYRRGLYTFIQRLAPFAQFSNFDLPGTATSCARRGRSNTPLQALNLLNDPTFVEAASGLAGRVWNEVKGDDADRLEHAFLLALARRPTNDESSRLISLLKQQTALYDKDAEAARELSPEVFPGTTAAESAAWVTVASVLLNLHEFFHRE, from the coding sequence ATGACAAAAAACCGCCTGCCCTCCGAAAACGGTAATGGTGCCGTACGGCAGCCGGTGCTGCGAGCAGGGTGGGTGGCCGCCGGACTGGGGCTGTCATCCCTGGTGTCCGCCACGGCAGCTGTTGATGAGGTCAGTTTCAACCGGGATGTGCTGCCGATCCTGGCGGAACATTGTTATGCCTGCCATGGACCTGACAAGGCAGGGCGCAAGGGCGGGCTGCAGATCAATGTACGTGAGGAGGCCGTGGCCAAACGCAAGTCCGGCGAGCATGTGATCCTGCCAGGCAGGGCGGCGGAAAGCCTGCTGGTGGCGCGGGTGGTGACTGACGATGCGGATGAGATCATGCCGCCGCCGGAAAGCGGCGAGCGGCTGACGGAGCGGCAGGTGGAAATTTTGCGGAAGTGGATAGATGCGGGGGCCAGGTATGAGCCGCACTGGGCCTTTATGCCGCCGCAGCGGATGGCCCCGCCAGCCGTGGCGGACGCAGCGCATCCGGTGGACCGGTTCATCCGCGAGCGTCTCCGGCAGGAAGGCATTGCGCCTGCGCCGGAGGCGGACCGCAGCACGCTGATCCGGCGGGTATCGCTGGACCTGACGGGGCTGCCGCCTTCGCGGGAAGAGGTGGAGGCGTTTGTCAATGATCCCCGCCCGGATGCCTACGGGCACTTGGTGGACCGGCTGCTGACCTCCGTTCATTATGGAGAAAAGTGGGCGCGCTGGTGGCTGGACCTGGCGCATTATGGGGACAGCGACGGCATCCGCCTGGACAGCCTGCGGCCGCATGCCTGGCGCTACCGGCAGTGGGTGGTGGATTCGCTGAATGATGACCTGCCCTTCGACCAGTTCACCATCCAGCAACTGGCCGGCGACCAGATGGCCAATGCCACAGAATCGCAGCGCATGGGCACGGGTTTTTTACGCAATACCATCAGTGACCGGCAGACGGGCAATGCGGACCCCGCGCTGGGCCGCGTGCGCATGGTGGTGAACCGCACCTCCACGGTGGGGGCAGTGTGGATGGGCCTGACAATGGAATGTGCCGAGTGTCATGACCACAAATTTGACCCCATCAGCCAGAAGGAGTTTTTTGAACTGTATGCGTTCTTCAACAGTGCGGAGGAGGCCAACATCAATGCGCCGCTGCCGGGGGAGTTGGAGGCGCATCTGCCTGCCAAAAAGATCTACGACGAACAACGCGCCGCGCTGCTGGCTCCGCTGAAGGACCGGCTGGATAGCTTGCAGGCAGAATGGGAAAAGAAGATGCTTTTCACCGAGCTTAATCCTGGTCTGGAACCGGCCTGGATGCGGGCCTATGAGCTGTTTGTTACCGGCTGGGGACGCGGCAAGGGCGAAGGGCAGTTTGAGGGCATGATGATTGTCAAGACACCCCCGGCGGAACGCACGCCGGAACAGCAGGAGCGGCTTCAGGATTATTTTATCAAAAGCGGAGCTGTGGTGGCACCGGAAGTTTTCAAGGATCTGAAGCTGGCTGACGTTTCCAAACAACTGGATTCGCTCGCTCGCAAGGTGCCACCGCTGACACGGGCGCAGGCCATGGCGGACCTGCCGCAGAAGCGCGATACGTGGATTCACATGCGCGGCGACTTCCGCCGTCCCGGGGATTTCGTCAAACCAGGCACGCCCGAGGTCCTGCCTGCGTTGCACAAGACGGGAGCGGAACCCACGCGACTGGACCTGGCCCAATGGCTGGTTTCGCCCGAACATCCGCTGACTTCGCGGGTCACAGTCAACCGGCTGTGGCAGGAGCTTTTTGGTGCCGGACTGGTGGCGACTTCTGAAAATGTGGGCATGCGCGGCGAGCGCCCCACGCATCCGGAGTTGTTGGACTGGCTGGCCACGGAATTCCCCGCCAGCGGCTGGAGCGTGAAGCAGATGCTGCGCCTGATGGTGACCTCCGAGACCTACCGGCAGTCCTCCGATGCGCGGCCTGACCTGGCGGAGCGTGACCCGGAAAACAAGCTGCTGGCACGGCAGGTGAAGCTGCGCCTTTCCGCCGAAGGCGTGCGGGATACGGCCCTGGCCACGGGCGGTCTGCTGGACCGGACGGTGGGTGGGCCAAGCGTGCGCCCGGCGCAGCCGGAAAGCGTGATCAAGGAGAACCCCCGCAACAAATGGAAGGTGGAGGCAGGCTCGGGACGGTATCGCCGCGGACTCTATACTTTCATCCAGAGGCTCGCCCCATTTGCGCAGTTTTCGAACTTTGACCTGCCTGGCACAGCGACGTCTTGCGCGCGGCGGGGCCGGTCCAACACTCCTTTGCAAGCGCTGAATCTGCTAAACGACCCGACCTTTGTTGAAGCGGCAAGCGGCCTGGCCGGACGCGTTTGGAATGAGGTGAAGGGCGATGATGCAGACCGGCTGGAGCATGCCTTCCTCCTGGCCCTGGCACGACGCCCAACCAACGATGAATCAAGCCGGTTAATCAGTCTGTTGAAGCAGCAGACGGCGCTTTATGATAAGGATGCCGAAGCTGCGCGTGAGCTTTCACCGGAAGTATTCCCCGGCACGACAGCGGCTGAATCGGCAGCCTGGGTCACCGTGGCCAGCGTGCTGCTGAACCTGCATGAATTTTTCCATCGAGAATAA
- a CDS encoding DUF1501 domain-containing protein: MNPQHHLPPPPMSRRDFLARQAGGIGAIALSQLLGGSAFGASKTAGSPFAPRTPHLAPRAKNVIFMFMAGGPSHLDLLDPKPQMRKWDGQPPPKGMVDAKATIAGAVMASPREFTRFGKSGLEFSDLLPHTGAIADELCVVRSLHTDSSNHDPAQLLFNCGTQLFGHPSLGSWVNYGLGSLSQDMPGYVVLNSGKDVEARAALMGNGFLPSTYSGVTVRTSDDPILFLKNPPGISQAAQRARLDALRDLNQFHLKSTGDAEIASRIESYEMAFRMQAAAPGLLDLTHETAATRELYGLDQEPTRAFGTNCLLARRLVEHGVRFVQLFDSSWDDHNELDKQLKTNCLRTDQPAAALVRDLKQRGLLEDTLVIWAGEFGRTPMAENHFDVSGPKPGGAGRDHHPHAFSIWMAGGGVKPGHVHGMTDDFGYHVVEDGVHIHDLHATILHLLGLNHEQLTHRHVGRDFRLTDVAGKVVKGILA, from the coding sequence ATGAATCCCCAACATCACCTTCCCCCACCGCCGATGTCGCGGCGTGATTTCCTGGCCCGGCAGGCGGGTGGTATTGGGGCCATTGCGCTTTCGCAGCTTCTCGGTGGGAGTGCTTTCGGCGCTTCGAAGACGGCAGGCAGTCCGTTTGCACCGCGCACACCGCACCTTGCGCCACGGGCCAAGAATGTGATCTTCATGTTCATGGCGGGCGGTCCTTCGCACCTGGATCTGCTGGATCCCAAACCGCAGATGCGCAAGTGGGACGGCCAGCCGCCGCCGAAGGGCATGGTAGATGCCAAGGCGACCATCGCGGGTGCCGTGATGGCCAGTCCGCGTGAGTTCACCCGCTTTGGTAAAAGCGGCCTGGAGTTTTCCGACCTGCTGCCGCATACGGGTGCCATCGCCGATGAGCTTTGTGTGGTTCGCTCGCTGCACACGGACTCAAGCAATCACGATCCGGCGCAGCTTTTGTTTAACTGCGGCACCCAGCTTTTTGGCCATCCCAGTCTGGGTTCGTGGGTGAACTATGGGTTAGGCAGCCTCAGCCAGGACATGCCCGGTTATGTGGTGCTGAATTCCGGCAAGGATGTGGAGGCACGCGCCGCGCTCATGGGCAACGGCTTTCTGCCCTCAACGTATAGCGGCGTGACGGTGCGTACCTCGGATGATCCGATTCTGTTTTTGAAGAATCCGCCCGGCATCAGTCAGGCGGCACAAAGGGCGCGGCTGGATGCCTTGCGCGACCTGAACCAGTTCCATCTCAAGTCCACCGGGGATGCGGAGATCGCGTCCCGCATTGAGAGTTATGAAATGGCCTTCCGCATGCAGGCGGCAGCACCGGGATTGCTGGACCTTACCCATGAAACTGCGGCCACCCGTGAGCTGTACGGCCTGGACCAGGAGCCGACACGCGCCTTTGGCACCAACTGCCTGCTCGCCCGCCGGCTGGTGGAGCATGGGGTGCGTTTTGTGCAGCTTTTTGATTCAAGCTGGGATGACCACAATGAGCTGGACAAGCAGCTCAAGACCAACTGCCTGCGCACGGACCAGCCCGCAGCCGCACTGGTGCGGGACCTGAAACAGCGCGGTCTGCTGGAGGATACGCTGGTCATCTGGGCCGGGGAGTTTGGTCGCACGCCGATGGCAGAAAACCACTTCGACGTGTCCGGGCCTAAACCGGGTGGAGCCGGTCGCGATCACCATCCGCATGCCTTTTCCATCTGGATGGCGGGCGGCGGCGTGAAGCCCGGGCATGTACACGGGATGACGGATGATTTTGGGTATCACGTGGTCGAGGACGGGGTGCACATCCATGATTTGCATGCCACCATCCTGCACCTGCTGGGGCTGAATCATGAGCAACTGACGCACCGGCATGTGGGCCGCGATTTCCGCCTCACGGATGTGGCGGGCAAGGTGGTGAAAGGCATCCTGGCCTAA